In Euphorbia lathyris chromosome 10, ddEupLath1.1, whole genome shotgun sequence, a single genomic region encodes these proteins:
- the LOC136208931 gene encoding thioredoxin reductase NTRB-like — protein MNRTPSKLRSLLKRARSLIGIATTSAAAAAFSTNSAPCASTSAPKITSAMEEFKTRVCIIGSGPAAHTAAIYAARAELKPILFEGWMANDIAPGGQLTTTSEVENFPGFPDGLQGGELMDRCRAQSVRFGTQIYTETVNKVDFSSNPFKVFTDSKSVLAESIIVATGAVARRLNFPGSETFWNRGVSACAVCDGAAPIFRDKPLAVIGGGDSAMEEANFLTKYGSKVYIIHRRDTFRASKIMQNRALANPKIEVIWNSAVVEANGERLLTGLKVKNVVTGEISELKVSGLFFAIGHEPATKFLDGQLELDSDGYVVTKPGTTQTSVRGVFAAGDVQDKKYRQAVTAAGTGCMAALEAEHYLQEIGSQEGKTD, from the exons ATGAATCGGACTCCTTCAAAGCTTAGGTCTTTGCTCAAACGAGCTCGTAGCCTGATCGGAATCGCCACTACTTCCGCCGCCGCTGCTGCCTTCTCCACAAACTCCGCTCCTTGTGCCTCCACTTCCGCTCCTAAGATCACCTCCGCCATGGAAGAGTTCAAGACCCGCGTTTGCATCATCGGTAGCGGCCCTGCTGCTCACACCGCCGCTATCTATGCCGCCCGTGCTGAACTCAAGCCTATTCTCTTCGAAGGCTGGATGGCCAACGACATCGCTCCTGGTGGTCAACTCACTACCACATCTGAGGTCGAGAATTTCCCTGGTTTCCCTGACGGACTCCAAGGCGGCGAACTTATGGATCGATGCAGAGCTCAATCTGTCCGATTTGGGACTCAGATCTACACTGAAACCGTGAACAAGGTCGATTTCTCTTCCAATCCTTTCAAGGTTTTCACCGATTCTAAATCGGTACTTGCTGAATCCATCATCGTTGCTACCGGAGCTGTTGCCAGGCGCCTTAATTTCCCTGGCTCCGAGACCTTCTGGAATCGTGGTGTTTCGGCCTGTGCGGTTTGCGATGGAGCTGCCCCGATTTTTAGGGACAAACCGTTGGCTGTGATTGGGGGAGGCGATTCGGCTATGGAAGAAGCAAATTTTCTCACCAAATATGGATCCAAAGTCTATATAATCCACAGGAGGGATACATTTAGGGCTTCGAAGATTATGCAGAATAGAGCCTTGGCAAATCCTAAGATTGAGGTCATTTGGAATTCGGCGGTGGTGGAGGCAAACGGAGAACGGCTCTTGACTGGGCTGAAGGTTAAAAATGTTGTTACTGGAGAAATTTCTGAATTGAAGGTTTCTGGACTGTTCTTTGCCATTGGACATGAACCTGCCACAAAATTCTTGGATGGGCAGCTAGAATTGGACTCCGATGGTTACGTTGTGACCAAACCAGGCACTACTCAGACCAGCGTGCGGGGTGTTTTTGCTGCTGGAGATGTCCAGGATAAGAAGTATAGGCAAGCTGTAACCGCTGCTGGCACTG GTTGCATGGCAGCACTGGAAGCAGAACATTACTTACAAGAGATTGGTTCACAGGAGGGTAAGACTGATTGA